One genomic window of Corythoichthys intestinalis isolate RoL2023-P3 chromosome 18, ASM3026506v1, whole genome shotgun sequence includes the following:
- the LOC130906082 gene encoding arf-GAP with Rho-GAP domain, ANK repeat and PH domain-containing protein 1 isoform X1, protein MTTPPPVPKPRARYARDSRGSTFLPNGKDQTALNGVPLITDEDASSHADIPYMVTPVDNSTYSPHPSSPPSIHSMVSNIASHVTSLAGAATSITNPALTPSSSDKPPVNFDAIVNSLSNIPSLRGMLSMVANSPSQSVRGVPPLTPADAVVVDSTVPIEGRAEPAGPEAEEEDLYITVVESWDDDADSDSSNEGDVYQNWPASPTANGPMRGDQIDNLPNNIARSPSLAPPRPVLPLPLPVSQSAKSRKPSTQKTPRVATIRVSRKKGKRPDIGPESAVVRASWLDVWKGFRHNVYWATLDGQLMFLWKKRTDQFSEILFHVSSITNVKKLDKGRFSIYFKKKHYDFMAHSDDVQDGWVQSLLATRGQPSPDAPDIHGSITVKDPKSRFYAAIWGHDFWIYQNKDSYQLGVACYSIPLNLATVRTTGKHSLTLTTPFKTFNLSVDSSKDLSIWLEGLSSSISSALSCSQVATRLWKNPSNRQCADCGTTDPEWASVNLLLVICHSCAGQHRALGSTRSKVRSLKMDNKVWTEPLIQLFVAHGNRLANQVWAPLVPTAEQIGPDSSDESRSKFIQDKYSKGRYRRVHALASSAELMQQRLREVVCGGDVEETLSLICSGSKVCQTDPQSPSVIQLAERAGQAMQAELLRLNEYTEMPPYLPKSVYQRTNSAPSGEEDEELHGKLEDDRFLFSLENNSAACDVLDLREVLSLFRKDKTTFQFELITLDNRLICGAESEDELLIHLVHILKVILPSGVSYAEVCGAVGVSKVCVLEDSGASDNSEAWLLLWDDGVSVHRARRGSKQALKMELGTLSHHEMLPSEDILTMVLGQRRVSLHFDEHESCGRWYSLLQDALANRNTPESTVVPNQTLYPLDELKEMDLVPLAVQRCIQHINEHGLRVEGVYRRCGLASKVSRLVEALVRAPVSAPLESDEQGVLDAAAALKQYIRQQEMQLFSESERKNWMRAAVISDERARFSAYRHVLQQLPSDKRATLNALFGHFYMVQTFSQVNKMSPHNLALVLVPSLFYNLNADLLKMTRELILHHALLFLVNPEEEITVL, encoded by the exons ATGACTACACCCCCACCTGTCCCCAAGCCACGAGCTCGCTATGCAAGGGACAGCCGTGGTTCCACGTTTTTGCCGAACGGCAA AGATCAGACTGCTTTGAATGGAGTTCCGTTAATCACAG ATGAAGACGCCAGCTCACATGCTGATATTCCATATATGGTCACTCCTGTTGACAACTCTACCTACAGCCCTCACCCATCATCCCCACCCTCCAtacacagtatggttagcaataTAGCTAGCCACGTAACTAGTTTAGCAGGGGCTGCAACCAGCATCACTAACCCTGCTCTTACGCCAAGTTCCTCCGACAAGCCACCTGTTAACTTTGACGCCATCGTTAACTCCTTGTCAAACATACCCAGCTTGAGAGGTATGCTTAGCATGGTGGCTAACTCGCCGTCCCAATCTGTCAGAGGTGTCCCTCCTTTGACACCAGCTG ATGCCGTTGTCGTGGACTCGACTGTGCCAATAGAGGGCCGTGCTGAACCAGCAGGACCAG AAGCAGAAGaagaggatctctacatcactgTGGTGGAAAGTTGGGACGATGATGCCGATTCTGATTCCTCCAATGAGGGGGACGTTTATCAAAATTGGCCAGCCTCACCCACAGCTAATGGACCCATGAGAGGAGACCAAATAGACAACCTACCTAACAACATCGC TCGTTCCCCAAGTCTGGCGCCTCCTCGGCCAGTCCTGCCTCTTCCTTTACCCGTTAGCCAGTCAGCAAAGAGTAGGAAACCTTCCACACAAAAGACGCCAAG AGTGGCAACCATCCGAGTATCAAGAAAGAAAGGAAAACGCCCAGACATTGGTCCAGAAAGTGCGGTGGTCCGAGCAAGCTGGTTGGATGTCTGGAAGGGCTTCAG ACACAATGTCTATTGGGCAACCCTGGATGGACAGTTGATGTTTCTGTGGAAAAAACGGACA GACCAGTTCAGCGAGATTCTCTTTCATGTGTCCAGCATCACAAACGTGAAAAAACTTGACAAAGGCAGATTTTCCATCTACTTCAAGAAGAAACATTATGACTTCATGGCTCACAGTGATG ATGTTCAGGACGGTTGGGTCCAGTCTCTGCTAGCGACTCGAGGTCAGCCCAGTCCGGATGCTCCGGACATCCACGGATCGATCACGGTCAAGGACCCCAAGAGCCGCTTCTATGCGGCCATCTGGGGTCATGACTTCTGGATTTACCAGAATAAAGACAGCTACCAGCTGGGTGTGGCCTGTTACAGCATTCCCCTCAATCTGGCCACAGTCCGAACCACAGGAAAACATTCCTTGACCCTCACCACACCATTCAAGACCTTCAA TCTGTCTGTTGATTCGTCGAAGGATCTGTCCATTTGGCTCGAGGGTCTGTCCTCGTCCATAAGCAGTGCTCTATCCTGCAGCCAGGTGGCGACGCGCCTGTGGAAAAACCCGTCTAATCGTCAGTGCGCTGATTGTGGCACTACCGACCCCGAATGGGCTTCAGTCAACCTGTTGCTCGTCATCTGTCACAGCTGCGCAG GGCAACATCGAGCTCTGGGCAGCACCCGGTCCAAAGTCCGCAGTTTGAAGATGGACAACAAGGTGTGGACTGAACCACTGATACAG CTCTTTGTTGCTCATGGAAATCGCCTGGCCAATCAGGTGTGGGCACCCCTGGTACCCACTGCTGAGCAGATTGGTCCAGATTCTTCTGATGAGAGCAGATCAAAGTTCATCCAGGATAAATACAGCAAGGGTCGCTACCGACGAGTACATGCCCTTGCATCCTCTGCTGAATTGATGCAACAG AGGCTGCGAGAGGTCGTTTGTGGTGGGGATGTAGAAGAAACTTTGTCACTGATCTGTTCAGGGTCAAAG GTGTGTCAAACAGACCCTCAGAGCCCCTCCGTCATCCAGCTGGCTGAGAGAGCAGGGCAAGCTATGCAGGCCGAGCTTCTTAGACTCAATGAGTACACAG AGATGCCACCTTACCTTCCGAAATCAGTATATCAGAGAACTAACTCCGCCCCCTcag GAGAGGAGGACGAGGAGCTTCACGGCAAGCTAGAAGATGATCGCTTCCTGTTCTCTCTGGAAAATAACTCTGCAGCGTGCGACGTTCTCGACCTACGTGAAGTTCTATCGCTTTTCCGAAAAGACAA GACAACCTTTCAGTTTGAGTTGATTACTTTGGACAATCGGCTCATTTGTGGAGCTGAGAGTGAGGACGAACTCCTCATCCACCTGGTCCATATCCTTAAA GTGATTCTCCCGAGTGGTGTGTCTTACGCTGAGGTATGCGGAGCGGTGGGGGTCAGTAAAGTGTGTGTGTTAGAAGACAGCGGCGCCTCGGACAATTCCGAGGCCTGGCTGTTACTGTGGGATGACGGTGTGAGCGTCCACCGAGCTCGCAGAGGCTCCAAGCAAGCGCTAAAGATGGAGCTGGGCACACTCAGTCACCACG AGATGCTTCCATCTGAAGACATCCTCACCATGGTACTGGGACAAAG GCGTGTTTCATTGCACTTTGATGAGCATGAAAGCTGTGGAAGATGGTACAGTCTCCTACAGGACGCTCTGGCTAATCGAAACACTCCAGAATCTACCGTAGTGCCCAACCAGACTCTGTACCCGCTGGATGAACTCAAGGAAATGGACTTAGTGCCGCTAGCTGTCCAACGGTGCATTCAACACATCAATGAACATG GTCTAAGGGTGGAGGGTGTTTACCGGCGCTGCGGCCTAGCCTCCAAAGTATCCCGGCTGGTGGAGGCCCTGGTGAGAGCCCCGGTTTCAGCTCCCCTCGAGTCGGACGAACAAGGTGTACTGGATGCCGCCGCCGCCCTCAAGCAATACATACGTCAACAGGAAATGCAACTCTTCTCCGAGAGTGAGCGCAAGAACTGGATGCGAGCTGCGG tcATTTCAGATGAGCGTGCCAGGTTCTCAGCCTACCGTCACGTGCTACAGCAACTCCCCTCCGATAAGCGAGCGACTCTGAACGCCCTATTTGGACATTTTTACAT GGTCCAGACTTTCTCTCAGGTCAACAAAATGTCACCCCACAACCTGGCCCTGGTTCTGGTTCCATCTCTCTTTTACAATCTGAACGCCGACCTGCTCAAGATGACCCGCGAGCTGATCCTTCACCACGCGCTGCTTTTTCTGGTAAACCCAGAAGAAGAAATCACTGTCCTCTGA
- the LOC130906082 gene encoding arf-GAP with Rho-GAP domain, ANK repeat and PH domain-containing protein 1 isoform X2 — MTTPPPVPKPRARYARDSRGSTFLPNGKDQTALNGVPLITDEDASSHADIPYMVTPVDNSTYSPHPSSPPSIHSMVSNIASHVTSLAGAATSITNPALTPSSSDKPPVNFDAIVNSLSNIPSLRDAVVVDSTVPIEGRAEPAGPEAEEEDLYITVVESWDDDADSDSSNEGDVYQNWPASPTANGPMRGDQIDNLPNNIARSPSLAPPRPVLPLPLPVSQSAKSRKPSTQKTPRVATIRVSRKKGKRPDIGPESAVVRASWLDVWKGFRHNVYWATLDGQLMFLWKKRTDQFSEILFHVSSITNVKKLDKGRFSIYFKKKHYDFMAHSDDVQDGWVQSLLATRGQPSPDAPDIHGSITVKDPKSRFYAAIWGHDFWIYQNKDSYQLGVACYSIPLNLATVRTTGKHSLTLTTPFKTFNLSVDSSKDLSIWLEGLSSSISSALSCSQVATRLWKNPSNRQCADCGTTDPEWASVNLLLVICHSCAGQHRALGSTRSKVRSLKMDNKVWTEPLIQLFVAHGNRLANQVWAPLVPTAEQIGPDSSDESRSKFIQDKYSKGRYRRVHALASSAELMQQRLREVVCGGDVEETLSLICSGSKVCQTDPQSPSVIQLAERAGQAMQAELLRLNEYTEMPPYLPKSVYQRTNSAPSGEEDEELHGKLEDDRFLFSLENNSAACDVLDLREVLSLFRKDKTTFQFELITLDNRLICGAESEDELLIHLVHILKVILPSGVSYAEVCGAVGVSKVCVLEDSGASDNSEAWLLLWDDGVSVHRARRGSKQALKMELGTLSHHEMLPSEDILTMVLGQRRVSLHFDEHESCGRWYSLLQDALANRNTPESTVVPNQTLYPLDELKEMDLVPLAVQRCIQHINEHGLRVEGVYRRCGLASKVSRLVEALVRAPVSAPLESDEQGVLDAAAALKQYIRQQEMQLFSESERKNWMRAAVISDERARFSAYRHVLQQLPSDKRATLNALFGHFYMVQTFSQVNKMSPHNLALVLVPSLFYNLNADLLKMTRELILHHALLFLVNPEEEITVL; from the exons ATGACTACACCCCCACCTGTCCCCAAGCCACGAGCTCGCTATGCAAGGGACAGCCGTGGTTCCACGTTTTTGCCGAACGGCAA AGATCAGACTGCTTTGAATGGAGTTCCGTTAATCACAG ATGAAGACGCCAGCTCACATGCTGATATTCCATATATGGTCACTCCTGTTGACAACTCTACCTACAGCCCTCACCCATCATCCCCACCCTCCAtacacagtatggttagcaataTAGCTAGCCACGTAACTAGTTTAGCAGGGGCTGCAACCAGCATCACTAACCCTGCTCTTACGCCAAGTTCCTCCGACAAGCCACCTGTTAACTTTGACGCCATCGTTAACTCCTTGTCAAACATACCCAGCTTGAGAG ATGCCGTTGTCGTGGACTCGACTGTGCCAATAGAGGGCCGTGCTGAACCAGCAGGACCAG AAGCAGAAGaagaggatctctacatcactgTGGTGGAAAGTTGGGACGATGATGCCGATTCTGATTCCTCCAATGAGGGGGACGTTTATCAAAATTGGCCAGCCTCACCCACAGCTAATGGACCCATGAGAGGAGACCAAATAGACAACCTACCTAACAACATCGC TCGTTCCCCAAGTCTGGCGCCTCCTCGGCCAGTCCTGCCTCTTCCTTTACCCGTTAGCCAGTCAGCAAAGAGTAGGAAACCTTCCACACAAAAGACGCCAAG AGTGGCAACCATCCGAGTATCAAGAAAGAAAGGAAAACGCCCAGACATTGGTCCAGAAAGTGCGGTGGTCCGAGCAAGCTGGTTGGATGTCTGGAAGGGCTTCAG ACACAATGTCTATTGGGCAACCCTGGATGGACAGTTGATGTTTCTGTGGAAAAAACGGACA GACCAGTTCAGCGAGATTCTCTTTCATGTGTCCAGCATCACAAACGTGAAAAAACTTGACAAAGGCAGATTTTCCATCTACTTCAAGAAGAAACATTATGACTTCATGGCTCACAGTGATG ATGTTCAGGACGGTTGGGTCCAGTCTCTGCTAGCGACTCGAGGTCAGCCCAGTCCGGATGCTCCGGACATCCACGGATCGATCACGGTCAAGGACCCCAAGAGCCGCTTCTATGCGGCCATCTGGGGTCATGACTTCTGGATTTACCAGAATAAAGACAGCTACCAGCTGGGTGTGGCCTGTTACAGCATTCCCCTCAATCTGGCCACAGTCCGAACCACAGGAAAACATTCCTTGACCCTCACCACACCATTCAAGACCTTCAA TCTGTCTGTTGATTCGTCGAAGGATCTGTCCATTTGGCTCGAGGGTCTGTCCTCGTCCATAAGCAGTGCTCTATCCTGCAGCCAGGTGGCGACGCGCCTGTGGAAAAACCCGTCTAATCGTCAGTGCGCTGATTGTGGCACTACCGACCCCGAATGGGCTTCAGTCAACCTGTTGCTCGTCATCTGTCACAGCTGCGCAG GGCAACATCGAGCTCTGGGCAGCACCCGGTCCAAAGTCCGCAGTTTGAAGATGGACAACAAGGTGTGGACTGAACCACTGATACAG CTCTTTGTTGCTCATGGAAATCGCCTGGCCAATCAGGTGTGGGCACCCCTGGTACCCACTGCTGAGCAGATTGGTCCAGATTCTTCTGATGAGAGCAGATCAAAGTTCATCCAGGATAAATACAGCAAGGGTCGCTACCGACGAGTACATGCCCTTGCATCCTCTGCTGAATTGATGCAACAG AGGCTGCGAGAGGTCGTTTGTGGTGGGGATGTAGAAGAAACTTTGTCACTGATCTGTTCAGGGTCAAAG GTGTGTCAAACAGACCCTCAGAGCCCCTCCGTCATCCAGCTGGCTGAGAGAGCAGGGCAAGCTATGCAGGCCGAGCTTCTTAGACTCAATGAGTACACAG AGATGCCACCTTACCTTCCGAAATCAGTATATCAGAGAACTAACTCCGCCCCCTcag GAGAGGAGGACGAGGAGCTTCACGGCAAGCTAGAAGATGATCGCTTCCTGTTCTCTCTGGAAAATAACTCTGCAGCGTGCGACGTTCTCGACCTACGTGAAGTTCTATCGCTTTTCCGAAAAGACAA GACAACCTTTCAGTTTGAGTTGATTACTTTGGACAATCGGCTCATTTGTGGAGCTGAGAGTGAGGACGAACTCCTCATCCACCTGGTCCATATCCTTAAA GTGATTCTCCCGAGTGGTGTGTCTTACGCTGAGGTATGCGGAGCGGTGGGGGTCAGTAAAGTGTGTGTGTTAGAAGACAGCGGCGCCTCGGACAATTCCGAGGCCTGGCTGTTACTGTGGGATGACGGTGTGAGCGTCCACCGAGCTCGCAGAGGCTCCAAGCAAGCGCTAAAGATGGAGCTGGGCACACTCAGTCACCACG AGATGCTTCCATCTGAAGACATCCTCACCATGGTACTGGGACAAAG GCGTGTTTCATTGCACTTTGATGAGCATGAAAGCTGTGGAAGATGGTACAGTCTCCTACAGGACGCTCTGGCTAATCGAAACACTCCAGAATCTACCGTAGTGCCCAACCAGACTCTGTACCCGCTGGATGAACTCAAGGAAATGGACTTAGTGCCGCTAGCTGTCCAACGGTGCATTCAACACATCAATGAACATG GTCTAAGGGTGGAGGGTGTTTACCGGCGCTGCGGCCTAGCCTCCAAAGTATCCCGGCTGGTGGAGGCCCTGGTGAGAGCCCCGGTTTCAGCTCCCCTCGAGTCGGACGAACAAGGTGTACTGGATGCCGCCGCCGCCCTCAAGCAATACATACGTCAACAGGAAATGCAACTCTTCTCCGAGAGTGAGCGCAAGAACTGGATGCGAGCTGCGG tcATTTCAGATGAGCGTGCCAGGTTCTCAGCCTACCGTCACGTGCTACAGCAACTCCCCTCCGATAAGCGAGCGACTCTGAACGCCCTATTTGGACATTTTTACAT GGTCCAGACTTTCTCTCAGGTCAACAAAATGTCACCCCACAACCTGGCCCTGGTTCTGGTTCCATCTCTCTTTTACAATCTGAACGCCGACCTGCTCAAGATGACCCGCGAGCTGATCCTTCACCACGCGCTGCTTTTTCTGGTAAACCCAGAAGAAGAAATCACTGTCCTCTGA
- the LOC130906780 gene encoding protein phosphatase Slingshot homolog 2-like gives MALVTVQRSPTPSNTSSPCVSESGSGEDDRRSQPRSISESFLTVKGAALFLPRGNGSSTSSSASRFSLRSKHAGDIQQHLQTMFTVLRPEDNIKLAVRLESAHAFLTRYMVVVSTNGRQDTEESVLLGVDFSPVDGSCSLGLVLPLWSDTLIHLDGDGGFSVSTDCRVHVFKPVSVQAMWSALQSLHKACEVARCHNYFPGSLFLTWVSYYQSRVSSDQARINEWNAMQDLQSHRADSPVLFSDTPTERELTEREIKSSLREIMMQKDLENVTCKEIRTELEMHMTCNLREFKEFIDNEMIIILGQMDSPTQIFDHVFLGSEWNASNLEELQNCGVHYILNVTREIDNFFPGVFEYHNIRVYDEEATDLLAYWNDTYKFITRAKKNGSKCLVHCKMGISRSAATVIAYAMKEYGWDLRKAFDYVKARRTVTKPNPSFMRQLEEYQGILLASKQRHNKLWRSHSDSDLSDHHEPLSKAYHRPRGPDCSATPLEYYIKKTAGFGAPSRPLSSPPCDNVQHHASRSPVDSLDTPGALLGHRDRIDFLSAREKFKGMAQRHSSTPPEFFTGDETKRKSLIPVQVAESKPAEQSDESEPSQLGDGGREVAKPAQEVKDGDVFCSGIKQEGEKEEEDNTRLYRDWTRGSVRRVTRQLERQMKRDRHTQHRTPSLTSSPSSHQGSPAGDRTRIATRSSDWPANASFLSSDWGGAILKETWETLRELGAFLQQVSVGVAGANGKRGGGVRRRVREAEARIRRAGLTPPSLMKRSASLAKLGCLELLVDDLADWELSQAVAAPPPAEPLVHTSGEDPKKQRVYDAGSPAERSPAESPRRLRDSPSPSPLQPLFTSRQQYGRSHPVRRLKKTNLSALYQTM, from the exons TATCAGTGAAAGCTTCCTGACCGTTAAAGGGGCGGCGCTCTTCCTTCCCCGAGGAAATGGTTCCTCCACTTCGTCGTCAGCATCCCGCTTCTCACTGCGTAGCAAACATGCTG GTGACATCCAGCAACACCTTCAGACCATGTTCACTGTCCTCAGACCAGAGGACAACATCAAACTG GCAGTCCGACTGGAGAGTGCCCACGCCTTTTTGACACGTTACATGGTAGTGGTGTCCACCAATGGAAGGCAGGACACAGAGGAGAGTGTGCTCCTCGGCGTGGACTTCAGTCCCGTGGACGG CTCGTGTTCCCTGGGCTTggttcttccactctggagcgaCACGCTGATTCACCTGGATGGAGATGG GGGCTTCAGCGTGTCCACCGACTGCCGTGTGCACGTCTTCAAGCCCGTCTCCGTGCAGGCCATGTG GTCGGCGCTGCAGTCCCTGCACAAAGCCTGCGAAGTGGCGCGTTGTCACAACTACTTCCCAGGAAGCTTGTTCCTGACATGGGTCAGCTACTACCAGAGTCGCGTCTCGTCTGACCAGGCCCGCATCAACGAGTGGAACGCTATGCAAGACCTGCAGTCgcaccgcgccgactccccggtcCTCTTCTCTGACAC GCCCACCGAACGCGAGCTGACGGAGCGTGAGATCAAGAGCAGCTTGAGGGAGATCATGATGCAGAAAGATCTGGAGAATGTCACCTGCAAGGAG ATTCGCACGGAGCTGGAAATGCACATGACGTGCAACCTGCGCGAGTTCAAGGAATTCATTGACAACGAGATGATTATCATTCTGGGCCAGATGGACAGTCCCACACAGATTTTTGATCACGTCTTCTTG GGATCTGAGTGGAACGCGTCCAATTTGGAGGAGTTGCAGAATTGCGG AGTTCACTACATCCTGAATGTGACCCGCGAGATTGACAACTTCTTCCCGGGCGTCTTCGAGTACCACAACATCCGCGTGTACGACGAGGAAGCCACCGACTTGTTGGCCTACTGGAACGACACCTACAAGTTCATCACCAGAGCCAA GAAAAATGGATCCAAGTGCTTGGTGCACTGCAAGATGGGAATAAGTCGCTCGGCGGCCACTGTTATTGCGTATGCAATGAAGGAGTACGGATGGGATCTGAGGAAGGCCTTCGATTACGTCAAGGCGCGCCGAACCGTCACCAAACCCAACCCGTCCTTCATGAGACAGCTGGAGGAGTACCAGGGCATCCTGCTGGCCAG CAAACAGCGGCACAACAAGCTTTGGCGTTCTCACTCTGACAGCGACTTGTCCGACCACCATGAGCCCTTGTCTAAAGCGTATCACCGGCCGCGAGGCCCGGACTGCTCAGCCACCCCGCTGGAATACTATATCAAAAAAACGGCGGGATTCGGCGCCCCGTCTCGTCCCCTGAGCTCGCCGCCATGTGACAACGTGCAGCATCACGCATCTCGGTCACCCGTCGACTCCCTCGACACGCCCGGTGCGTTGTTGGGGCACAGGGACCGCATCGACTTCTTAAGCGCCAGGGAGAAATTTAAAGGGATGGCGCAGCGACATTCGTCGACGCCGCCTGAGTTCTTCACCGGGGATGAGACCAAAAGAAAG AGCCTGATTCCCGTGCAGGTCGCAGAATCAAAGCCCGCCGAGCAATCAGATGAGTCCGAGCCCAGCCAATTGGGGGATGGGGGCCGGGAAGTGGCCAAGCCTGCACAGGAAGTGAAGGATGGCGATGTTTTTTGTTCTGGCATAAAGCAGGAAGGGGAAAAGGAAGAGGAGGATAATACCCGTCTCTACAGGGACTGGACACGAGGCTCGGTGCGTCGCGTCACGCGCCAGCTGGAACGGCAGATGAAGCGGGATCGCCACACGCAACATCGCACCCCCTCGCTGACCTCATCCCCGTCCTCACACCAGGGAAGTCCCGCTGGGGATCGCACTCGTATCGCCACGAGGAGCAGCGACTGGCCGGCTAACGCCAGTTTCCTGTCTTCGGATTGGGGCGGGGCCATCCTCAAGGAGACGTGGGAGACGCTGCGTGAACTCGGGGCCTTCCTTCAACAGGTGAGCGTGGGCGTGGCCGGAGCCAACGGGAAGCGAGGCGGCGGCGTACGACGGCGCGTCCGAGAGGCGGAGGCTCGCATCCGCCGGGCCGGCCTGACACCTCCTTCGCTGATGAAGCGCTCGGCCTCCTTGGCCAAGCTGGGCTGTTTGGAGCTGCTGGTCGATGATCTCGCGGACTGGGAACTGAGCCAAGCTGTCGCTGCGCCACCGCCCGCGGAGCCTCTGGTCCACACGAGTGGCGAGGACCCCAAAAAGCAACGCGTCTATGATGCCGGCTCTCCGGCCGAGCGatcgcctgccgagagcccgcgGCGGCTCAGAGACTCTCCGTCGCCCTCGCCGCTTCAGCCGCTCTTCACGTCCAGGCAGCAGTACGGGAGGAGTCACCCCGTTAGGCGTCTCAAGAAAACAAACCTCAGCGCCCTCTACCAAACCATGTAG